Within the Rhizobium favelukesii genome, the region ACCGGCAAGGTGCTCAGCGCCGAAAATGCCGACGTCCTGAACCACCCCGCTTCGCTGACGAAGATGATGACCATCTACATGGCTTTCGAGGCGATCAACCGCGGCAAGCTCAGCTGGAACACACCGCTCGTCATGTCGAAATACGCCGCCTCGCGTCCACCGACGAAGCTCGGCGTTCGCGCTGGTGATTCCGTTACGGTTCGCGACGCGATCCTCGGCATGATCACCAAGTCGGCCAACGATGCCGCTGCTGCCATGGCCGAAAAGCTCGGTGGTTCGGAAAGCAATTTTGCTCGCATGATGACGCAGAAGGCACGGCAGCTCGGCATGACCCGTACGGCCTTCTATAATGCGTCCGGCCTCCCGGATGGACGCCAGGTCACCACGGCGCGCGACATGTCCACGCTTGCCGTGGCGCTCATGCGGAATTTCCCAAGCGAGTATCGCCTGTTCTCGACAGCCAGCTTCACTTTCCGTGGGCGCACGATCCGAGGCCACAACAACCTGATGTACCGCTATCAGGGCATGGATGGCATCAAGACCGGTTACACCAACGCGTCCGGCTTCAACCTCGTCAGCGCCGTAAAAGACGGCAACCGCCGCGTCGTCGGTGTCGTGCTTGGCGGCCGCACGGCCCGCAGCCGCGACGCCAAGATGGCGGGTCTGCTCGACAAGTATCTCGGCCGTGCGTCAACCAGCGGCAAACTGGTTGCAAGCGTCAATGCGCGCCAGCAGGTGGAAGTCGCCTCGGCCGCCGATGACAGCGACATGCCGGTCCCCGAAACCACGCCGCGCACAAATGAACTCTCGCCAAAGGCGCTCGGCTATCTGAGCGATGCGACGGTTCCGATGGAGCGCCCGTCCGCTCTTGCCGAAGTAGCCAATGCCGGCAAGTCCGCCGGCGCGCCGTCTGCTTCCGGCGACTGGCAGATTCAGATCTCGGCGGCACCGAGCGATGATGCTGCTCGCGCTCTCCTTGCCCAGGCCAAGGCCGAGGGTGGTCCGGCCCTGAAAACCGCGTCGCCCTTTACCGAGGCTGTCGGCAATGGTGCCAACAAGATCTATCGCGCTCGCTTCGTCGGATTCCAGAGCCGCGAAGCTGCCACGGCAGCCTGCGATGCCCTGAGACAGCGCTCCTACGACTGCATGCTGCTGCCTGACCACGGCTGAACCTTCTGGACTTTCCAGCAGAATCAAGGTCCTCCTTTGTAAACAAAAGGAGAACGCCATGCTGAATGATCTCGCCGAAAAATTCGAGCGCGCTTCGCGCACCTATGCCGATGCCAATGGCATAGCGCGCGACGCCGACTGGTTTCTCCTGAAGCTTCAGGAGGAAATCGGCGAGCTCACCCAAGCCTGGAACCGCGTCAGCGGCAGAGGGCGTCGGAAAGGCAGGTCGGATGAGCAACTGGCGCGCGACCTCGCTGATGAAGCAGCCGATGTGCTCGGCCACATCCTGCTTTTTGCGCATAGAAACGATCTGGATCTCGCAGCGGCGATCAAGCGCAAATGGCTGTTCCAGCCAGAGCGGGGCTAGCTTTCGGCCGTGCCGATCCTGCGCCGGTAGAATTTGGTATCCACGGCCATCAGCGGAAATGATCGCGGAAGATCGCCCTTGGGAACCTCCGTGAATCCGTTCTTTTCGTAGAACCGATGCGCGGCGAGGAATTTGTCCGTCGTTCCAAGGAAGATCTCCTTGATCCCCTGATTTTCTGCGTGTCCCACCAGTTCCGCCAGAAGTCGTGCCGCGACGTTATGCTCGCGACCGCGCACATCAGCCGCGACAAACATCTTGCGCAACGCCGTCTGGTTGTTGCCGATGTCCTTCAGCCCAAGCGTGCCGACAACCTGGCCGTTACGGACGGCGACCCAGAACTGACCCTTTCCGGACTGATAGAAATCAGAAATAACCGCGAGATCCGGCTGGTCGTCGGCCGTGATCGCGATGCCGAATTCCTCGCGCTGGATCGGCAGGATCACCGAGAAAACATCATCGAGATCGGCGGCAACGAACGGTCTGATCTCGATTTCGCTCACCACCGCTCCTCGTTCCCGACTAGGCCTTCGTGCCGCCCACGGTCACCTGGTCCATCCGCAGGTGCGGTTGGCCGACGCCGACGGGAACCCATTGCCCGGCCTTGCCGCAATTGCCGATGCCGGTGTCGAGTTTCATGTCGTTGCCGACCATCGAAACACGCTTCATCGCCTCCGGGCCGTTGCCGATCAGCATCGCGCCCTTGATCGGCGCGCCGATCTTGCCGTTCTCGATCAGGTAGGCCTCGGTGCAGCCGAACACGAACTTGCCGGAGGTGATATCCACCTGGCCGCCGCCGAAGGAGACGGCATAGATGCCCTTCCTTACGGAAGAGATAATTTCCTCCGGCGTCTTGTCGCCGCCGAGCATGTAGGTGTTGGTCATGCGAGGCATGGGAACGTGCGAATAGCCCTGACGGCGGCCGTTGCCAGTTGGCTTCATGCCCATCAGACGGGCATTCTGTCGGTCCTGCATGTAGCCGACAAGCTTGCCATTTTCGATCAGCACATTGTAGGCCGAAGGCGTCCCTTCGTCGTCGATGGTGATCGAGCCGCGGCGGTTGTCGATCGTGCCGTCGTCGACGACGGTCACGCCGGGTGCCGCGACCATCTGGCCGAGCAGGCCGGCAAAGGCGGAGGTCTTCTTTCGGTTGAAATCGCCTTCGAGCCCGTGGCCGACGGCTTCGTGCAGCATGACCCCCGGCCAGCCGGAGCCGAGCACGACATCCATGGTGGCGGCCGGCGCGTCGATTGCCTCCAGGTTCACCAGTGCCTGGCGTAACGCTTCGTCGGCGCCGTACTGCCAGCTGTCCTCGGCGATGAAATCGCCAAAGCCGACACGCCCGCCGCTGCCATAGGAGCCGCTCTCCTGGCGCTCGCCTTCACCGACGATGACCGAGATATTGATGCGCGTCATCGGCCGGATATCGCGAACGCGGTGACCATCGGCGCGCAGAATGTCGACGACCTGCCAGCTGGCGGCGACCGATGCGGTCACCTGGCGCACCTTGTCGTCCTTGCCGCGTAAATAAGCGTCGATATCCTGCAGCACCTTGACCTTCGCCTCGAAGGTCGGCGTACCGATCGGGTTCTCGTCCGAGTAGAGCTTCTTGTTGGTTCGCTGGGGAGCCGCTGCATAGCTGCCGGCATAGCCACGGGTGACGGCGCCAACTGCATCGGCTGCACGCTTCAAGGCCGCAACGGAGAGGTCGCCCGCATGCGCATAGCCGACCGCTTCGCCGGCAACCGCACGCAGGCCAAAGCCCTGCTCGGTGTTGAAGCTGCCGCCCTTCAGGCGCCCGTTGTCGAACATCAGCGATTCCGCCTGGGCGTGTTCGATGTAGAGCTCCCCGTCGTCCGCGCCCGAAAGCGCCTCGGCAACGAGCGAGCGCATCTTCGCTTCGTCGGCATCGAAAAGCGTGAGGAGATCCGTATTCATGTCTTTATGCTCCGCTGAAGCAGGAATGCTTTCAGCCGATGTAGGTCCGGTTTACCGTTGCAGCAAGCCCCGAAATCGAGACGATCAGGGGAGGGCGTCGTAGCCTTCGGCAAAACCCTTGAGATCGACGGGGATGCCGATGCCTTCCTCAGGCGTCTGGAAAACGATGAAGGTGGCGCTGGCGCCGCTGCGGAAGGTCTTCAGCAGTTCGTCCTCGAGCACGACTTCGGCATAGCAGCCATCGGCAAAGCAGCGGACGAAATAGGCGCGGCCGATGTCCTTGCCGTCGACATTGAGGCCGAGGCCGTTCGGCAGCAACACGCCGAGCGGGGCCAGAACGCGCAGAATCTTCGACTTGCGGTCGGCGGTCTTCAGCACGACGACCGAGAGGCCGACCTCCGGCCGGTCTTCGGCAATGACGTTCTGCATCAACGCGCACTGCTCGGTCGCGGCGCCCGCCGGCTTGTCGCACACGACCGACCATGCGCCGTGGTTCGACTTTACGGTGCCGGGTGCCTGCGGCTGCGTCTGGCCGGGCGTTGCCCGCGCTGCCGGAGGCGTTGGCGCAGGTTGTGCCGGCGCGGGTTGCTGCTGGGCGAAAGCGGGAGCAGTCGCTGCGGCCGCGATGCACGCTGTCAGCACGAACGGCCGTGCGAGGGAACGGAAACCCATGAAAACCTCTGCAATTCGAATCAGTGCCGCTAAGTTGGGGCGCGCCATCAAAAATGAAAAGCCCCACCCGCTGAAAAGCCGGGGACTACGGCGGAAATGGGACGTTTCCCAGAGAATGTTGGCGCGGCGGCGCGAGTCGCAAGCTATATTTCGCGAATGATAACGAAAAGGTGGAATGTTTCGTTATGCTTGGGTCAGCCTGTTTGAAAGCGAAAATGCCGCACAGACAAATGCTTTGGCCTGTTGCGGCGAATGGCAAACTGTGGTTTGAAGCGCAGAAGATGGCAAGGATTCTGCGTGCATTTTACGCAGATCAGCGCTCGAGGGAGATATTAACGTGATTAAGAAGGCTTATGCAGCTCTGACCGCGCTGGTCTGTCTGCTTTTTGCTTCCGGCAGTTATGCCGACCAGCCGAAGCCGTGGCAGGCGACCTTACAGCCGGCAGCCACGCCTATCATGCGGGACATTCATTGGTTCGAGCAGTATACCTTGTGGTTTATCGTTCCGATCACGCTCTTCGTACTGGTTCTTTTGATCGTTGTCTGTTTCAAGTTTCGTGCCGGTGCCAATCCGGTGCCGTCCAAGACGAGCCACAATACGCTGATCGAAGTCGCCTGGACCGTGGGGCCGGTTCTCGTTCTTCTGTTTCTTGCCGTTCCTTCCTTCAATTTGCTGACCGCCCAGCTCACGCTTCCGGAA harbors:
- a CDS encoding pyrophosphatase yields the protein MLNDLAEKFERASRTYADANGIARDADWFLLKLQEEIGELTQAWNRVSGRGRRKGRSDEQLARDLADEAADVLGHILLFAHRNDLDLAAAIKRKWLFQPERG
- the tldD gene encoding metalloprotease TldD is translated as MNTDLLTLFDADEAKMRSLVAEALSGADDGELYIEHAQAESLMFDNGRLKGGSFNTEQGFGLRAVAGEAVGYAHAGDLSVAALKRAADAVGAVTRGYAGSYAAAPQRTNKKLYSDENPIGTPTFEAKVKVLQDIDAYLRGKDDKVRQVTASVAASWQVVDILRADGHRVRDIRPMTRINISVIVGEGERQESGSYGSGGRVGFGDFIAEDSWQYGADEALRQALVNLEAIDAPAATMDVVLGSGWPGVMLHEAVGHGLEGDFNRKKTSAFAGLLGQMVAAPGVTVVDDGTIDNRRGSITIDDEGTPSAYNVLIENGKLVGYMQDRQNARLMGMKPTGNGRRQGYSHVPMPRMTNTYMLGGDKTPEEIISSVRKGIYAVSFGGGQVDITSGKFVFGCTEAYLIENGKIGAPIKGAMLIGNGPEAMKRVSMVGNDMKLDTGIGNCGKAGQWVPVGVGQPHLRMDQVTVGGTKA
- a CDS encoding invasion associated locus B family protein, which gives rise to MGFRSLARPFVLTACIAAAATAPAFAQQQPAPAQPAPTPPAARATPGQTQPQAPGTVKSNHGAWSVVCDKPAGAATEQCALMQNVIAEDRPEVGLSVVVLKTADRKSKILRVLAPLGVLLPNGLGLNVDGKDIGRAYFVRCFADGCYAEVVLEDELLKTFRSGASATFIVFQTPEEGIGIPVDLKGFAEGYDALP
- a CDS encoding GNAT family N-acetyltransferase; protein product: MSEIEIRPFVAADLDDVFSVILPIQREEFGIAITADDQPDLAVISDFYQSGKGQFWVAVRNGQVVGTLGLKDIGNNQTALRKMFVAADVRGREHNVAARLLAELVGHAENQGIKEIFLGTTDKFLAAHRFYEKNGFTEVPKGDLPRSFPLMAVDTKFYRRRIGTAES
- a CDS encoding D-alanyl-D-alanine carboxypeptidase family protein, translating into MKKLLAAIMTATLVAMAPLTAMAGSASLILDARTGKVLSAENADVLNHPASLTKMMTIYMAFEAINRGKLSWNTPLVMSKYAASRPPTKLGVRAGDSVTVRDAILGMITKSANDAAAAMAEKLGGSESNFARMMTQKARQLGMTRTAFYNASGLPDGRQVTTARDMSTLAVALMRNFPSEYRLFSTASFTFRGRTIRGHNNLMYRYQGMDGIKTGYTNASGFNLVSAVKDGNRRVVGVVLGGRTARSRDAKMAGLLDKYLGRASTSGKLVASVNARQQVEVASAADDSDMPVPETTPRTNELSPKALGYLSDATVPMERPSALAEVANAGKSAGAPSASGDWQIQISAAPSDDAARALLAQAKAEGGPALKTASPFTEAVGNGANKIYRARFVGFQSREAATAACDALRQRSYDCMLLPDHG